GTATTGGTTTCTGCCATTGTGAGTATCGTCTTACCATTTCAGTTGGACTTACTCCACAGTTCTCTTTATTCTTATACAATACCAACGTCCATTCTTGTGCTTCCTGTTTAGCATGTTTGAGGTCCATTTGCCAACTAGATTGCTGCTGCCCATAGACTAATTGATTTCTACTCTTCCAGATCCTCCAAAGAATCCATATTGGCTGTTGACGATCAATCAGGTTAAGGGCTGTATTATTTACAGAAGAAATAATGGCTTTAATCTTAAGCTCAAAACTGATATTAGGGTCAATAAATGTGTGATCAGATAATCCAGCTCCTCTCCAAATTGACTTAGGGTAAGGACATGAGAAGAACAAATGTTCCATGTCTTCTTCAACCACACAACATCTTTTACACACATCATCTTGACAAACTCGACGTCTCTTTAATATTGAACCCACTGGCATGGCCTCCGATAACACTCGCCATAGAAAGTGTTTAAGTTTAGGAGCAGTATTCATTTTCCAAAGTGCCGCTTTCAGCTCTATTTGTCTTTATTATTCAGAGGAGAGTTTGATCATATGGTAGAGAGAAAACAAAAGAAGAAAGTCAATTCTCGACCATTTTCAAGTTTTCAATTTTCCAAATGTTTCATTTAATAGGTAAAATGACTCTAAGAGCATTTCTAAAGTAAAACTCCATTTTTTTAAATCCAAAATAGATTAAAAGTAAAAATTGAGTAAAATTGCTCCAACTCTACTCCATTTCCCACTTCATAATGGAGTGATGAACAAACAAAAAATAGAAATGGAGTAAATTTCATTATGGAGTGAGATATGAAGTTGGGTTGGATCATATCTTACTTCATATTCAATTTTACTCTATTTTAGAAGAAAAAATAGAGTATGGACAGAGATGCCCTAATCCCTAGATATATAAAAAATAATAAAAAAATTAAATATTTTTTTTATAGTTTTAGATTATATGTTTTCAAATTCGAACTTTTTTATAATTTTGTTTTTATAATTTTTTCTTTTTGATTTTTTTTTGATTTTTTTTTCAAATTTTCTTTTTGTAATTCGAAAATACTTTTTGAAACTATTTTTAAAATTTTTATTTTCAAATTTTTAATATTTGTTTTATAAAATTGTAAACCTCAATCCCAAATCCCCACCCCTTAATTAACCCTAGGGGTATAAATGTATATTTATCTATTTAATGAAACATTTTGATCATTTTAATCTTTAGAGTTTATATCTGCCGCAAAAATTTCTCAGAGAACAATCAAAAAAATGATTATAATATATGGGAAAATAAAAAATAAATCCAAAACTCTCGAAGAATTTCAGAAATTAACATTGATTTTTAGAAAGTAATTTATACACCCCCAAATATCTTACACATGCATTGGTTGAAAGTCTTGTTTAATAATTGGTTGAGTTTTTTTTACCAACGTCAACTGAAATACAATGTTCTACTATCATAGGGGTGTTCCTGACGTGTTAGAGGCCTAAAACAATTTAGTAAAGGGTTTTTAATTTTTTTTTTTTACAAATTCAAGTGTCTTTTTCCATGTAATTTTTTTTTTAAAAAATTGGAGGGCCTATGCCGATGTTTCAATTCGTTGTGCTGAAGACCACCCTGACTATGATGAAAAGAAAAGTTATAAGTTTATTGAGAAAAAATGTTTTGCATATCTGATCAAATGCAGACGATGTATAAAAATATCAAATAACTTGTACAAAAGTGGAAATACTCATGAAATTTCTCATTTAACAATTGGTTGGTTGACTTTCAAGTAAATGTGCTTGTTACATTCACAAAAATCTCCACTAGCTCGTTGAATGAATTGGCGTAGCATCAAAGCATAAACAAATATACAATGGCATGACGTGTGTAAGAATAATGAGAGTAAAAATTCCACTAGCTGTTAACTTTCATTGACGGCATTGTCCCAGAAATAGCAATCAAAAATATTTTACAAATGGGGCTATGATTTGGGCCCAATGAAAAATATTTTACAAATGGGCCTATGACTTGGGCCCAAAGAGCCCAAAAGCGGAGATGAATGAAGTCATGAAACCTAAAAATGCGAACGAGCTTCCTCCTATAAATTGATAAACCCTAGCTTCAGTTCCGTCTTCCTCCGTAACAGACGCCATGGTACGTACTCACTTGATCTCCATTGTCTAATCTTCGATTTTTTTTAATCATTTCTGAGCTTTGATCTGGTTGTTTTAGCGAATGATTGATTACTCCTTAGGGTTTTTCTTCTAGCTCTCTAGATTCCGAGTGTTGTGTTCTGTAATTATCAGTATTGTATTGATTCGGTGGTGGTCTTGTTCGGTTGTTGTAGGGTATCGATCTCATCGCCGGAGGTAAGAGCAAGAAGACCAAAAGGACAGCTCCAAAGTCCGATGATGTCTACCTCAAGCTTCTCGTCAAGGTAGTTAAATTTCTATGACTAGTTTGTTGTCTGAATCTATTTGATTTGTTGTCTGAACCGTATGTTACGCTGGTTTGGTTAATTGCAGCTGTACCGGTTTTTGGTAAGGAGAACCGGAAGCAAGTTCGATGCTGTGATCCTTAAGAGGCTTTTCATGAGCAAAGTGAACAAGGCTCCTCTTTCACTCTCCAAGCTCGTTGAGTTCATGAAGGGCAAGGTTTGTTTGTTTCCTTGAGACCCACTCTATTATCTGTTTAGGAAGTAATTTTAGATTTTGATGGTGTTGGTCTTTATCTTACTTTAGGATGGTAAGATTGCTGTGTTGGTTGGGACTATCACTGATGATTTGAGAGTGCATGAGATTCCTGCGATGAAGGTTACTGCCTTGAGGTTTACGGAGAGGGCTAGGGCTAGGATTGAGAAAGCTGGTGGAGAGTGCTTAACCTTCGACCAGCTTGCTCTCGTTGCTCCATTGGGACAGAACACGGTGAGTTTAATAATTTGTAAATGAATCAACCTCTTTTGAAGTTTATTTATTTGAAATTGGGATGTTGTGTTGTGTTGTGACAGGTTCTCCTTAGAGGACCGAAGAACTCACGTGAAGCAGTGAAGCACTTTGGTAAAGCACCTGGTGTGCCACACAGCCACACCAAGCCTTATGTTAGGGCTAAGGGAAGGAAGTTTGAGAAAGCTAGAGGAAAGCGAAAGAGTCGTGGTTTCAAGGTCTNNNNNNNNNNNNNNNNNNNNNNNNNNNNNNNNNNNNNNNNNNNNNNNNNNNNNNNNNNNNNNNNNNNNNNNNNNNNNNNNNNNNNNNNNNNNNNNNNNNNNNNNNNNNNNNNNNNNNNNNNNNNNNNNNNNNNNNNNNNNNNNNNNNNNNNNNNNNNNN
This genomic interval from Brassica oleracea var. oleracea cultivar TO1000 chromosome C2, BOL, whole genome shotgun sequence contains the following:
- the LOC106323605 gene encoding uncharacterized protein LOC106323605, which produces MNTAPKLKHFLWRVLSEAMPVGSILKRRRVCQDDVCKRCCVVEEDMEHLFFSCPYPKSIWRGAGLSDHTFIDPNISFELKIKAIISSVNNTALNLIDRQQPIWILWRIWKSRNQLVYGQQQSSWQMDLKHAKQEAQEWTLVLYKNKENCGVSPTEMVRRYSQWQKPIQGYVKINYDGSRRLNMSTAGWIVRTDQGIFIGGGQSKREVLGSRSLETELQALLMAMQHT
- the LOC106323606 gene encoding 60S ribosomal protein L18-2-like; translated protein: MGIDLIAGGKSKKTKRTAPKSDDVYLKLLVKLYRFLVRRTGSKFDAVILKRLFMSKVNKAPLSLSKLVEFMKGKDGKIAVLVGTITDDLRVHEIPAMKVTALRFTERARARIEKAGGECLTFDQLALVAPLGQNTVLLRGPKNSREAVKHFGKAPGVPHSHTKPYVRAKGRKFEKARGKRKSRGFKVFTIVIARFAITLGTSLNTSSRW